A genomic segment from Pseudomonadota bacterium encodes:
- the panB gene encoding 3-methyl-2-oxobutanoate hydroxymethyltransferase has translation MPKEAKAITVPELRARKGGVPIVCLTAYTTPMAKWLDAHADLLLVGDSLGMVLYGMESTLGVTLDMMINHAQAVRRGARRACVVVDLPFGSYQESPPKAYRTAARVLRETGAAAVKLEGGEEMAETVAFLTQRGIPVLGHVGMMPQSVRSYGGFGVHGRTKAEAEKILADGRAVALAGAFAVVVEGTVEPVARALTEALPVPTIGIGASPSCDGQILVAEDLFGLFTDFIPKFVKRYAELGSEIEKAAAHYAADVRARRFPGAAHCYGAAKRKR, from the coding sequence ATGCCGAAAGAAGCAAAGGCCATAACCGTGCCGGAGCTGCGGGCGCGCAAGGGGGGCGTGCCGATCGTCTGCCTGACCGCCTACACGACGCCGATGGCGAAGTGGCTGGACGCGCACGCCGATTTGCTGCTGGTCGGGGATTCGCTCGGCATGGTGCTTTATGGGATGGAAAGCACGCTGGGCGTGACGTTGGACATGATGATCAACCACGCCCAAGCCGTACGCCGCGGCGCCAGGCGCGCCTGCGTCGTCGTGGACCTGCCGTTCGGCAGCTACCAGGAATCGCCGCCGAAGGCCTACCGGACAGCGGCCCGTGTGCTGCGGGAAACCGGGGCCGCCGCCGTCAAGCTCGAAGGCGGGGAGGAGATGGCGGAAACGGTTGCCTTTCTCACCCAGCGCGGCATCCCCGTTCTTGGCCATGTCGGGATGATGCCGCAATCGGTGCGCAGTTACGGCGGGTTCGGCGTGCACGGCAGGACGAAAGCCGAGGCGGAAAAAATTCTTGCCGATGGTCGGGCGGTCGCGTTGGCCGGCGCCTTCGCCGTCGTCGTCGAGGGGACCGTGGAGCCGGTGGCGCGCGCGCTTACGGAAGCCCTTCCCGTTCCGACGATCGGGATCGGCGCCTCGCCTTCGTGCGACGGGCAGATCCTGGTGGCCGAAGACCTGTTTGGTCTTTTCACCGATTTCATTCCGAAATTCGTCAAGCGCTATGCCGAGCTGGGGTCCGAAATCGAGAAAGCGGCGGCGCACTATGCCGCCGACGTGCGGGCGCGTCGGTTCCCCGGCGCGGCGCACTGCTATGGGGCCGCGAAGCGAAAGCGCTGA